A genome region from Bemisia tabaci chromosome 3, PGI_BMITA_v3 includes the following:
- the Papss gene encoding bifunctional 3'-phosphoadenosine 5'-phosphosulfate synthase isoform X2, whose product MSLKKKPNIQVATNVTAQKHHVSRDKRGQVLGNIRGFRGCTVWFTGLSGAGKTSVSFELEAYLVSRGIPAYGLDGDNIRTGLNKNLGFSPEDREENIRRVAEVAKLFADSGVITLCSFVSPFAADREMARQIHQQADLPFFEVFVDTPLTVCEQRDVKGLYKKARQGTIKGFTGVDQEYQKPESPELVVKTVDCSVEESFMQVVALLEEHEIIPKRNEACGMIPELFVPENRISVAKAEAMELPRLEISAVDLQWVQILAEGWATPLKGFMTEDQFLQALHFNSLADDVNLSIAIVLPVTTEDKDRLFGCSAFTLWHNQKPHAILRTPSFYPHPKEERVARQFGTTHKDHPHIKMIYESGDWLVGGELEVLERIQWNDGLDEYRLTPNELRARWKSMKADAVFAFQLRNPIHNGHALLMQDTKRRLLERGFKKPVLLLHPLGGWTKDDDVPLPVRIEQHKAVLNEGVLEPDSTLLAIFPSPMLYAGPTEVQWHAKARMAAGANFYIVGRDPAGVTHPENPSKNLFDPTHGARVLEMAPGLSDLEILPFRVAAYDKKANKMDFFDPSRKEDFDFISGTKMRGFARSGTEPPNGFMAPKAWQVLAEFYRAQKKEQS is encoded by the exons aaTATTCAAGTGGCAACAAATGTAACGGCACAAAAACATCATGTCTCTCGAGATAAGAGAGGGCAAGTCCTTGGAAATATCAGAGGATTCAGAGGATGTACCGTCTGGTTCACAG GTTTATCCGGGGCGGGCAAGACGTCGGTCTCGTTCGAGCTGGAGGCGTACCTGGTCTCGCGCGGGATCCCGGCCTACGGACTCGACGGCGACAACATCCGGACCGGGCTGAACAAGAACCTCGGGTTCTCGCCGGAGGACCGCGAGGAGAACATCCGTCGAGTCGCCGAGGTGGCCAAGCTCTTCGCCGACTCCGGCGTCATCACCCTCTGCAGCTTCGTCTCCCCCTTCGCCGCCGACCGGGAAATGGCCCGCCAGATCCACCAGCAGGCCGACCTCCCCTTCTTCGAGGTCTTCGTCGACACCCCCCTCACCGTCTGCGAGCAGAGGGACGTCAAGGGCCTCTACAAGAAAGCCCGCCAGGGCACTATCAAGG GTTTTACCGGCGTCGATCAGGAATACCAGAAACCAGAGTCGCCTGAACTTGTCGTCAAAACCGTCGACTGCAGTGTAGAAGAAAGCTTCATGCAAGTCGTTGCTCTATTAGAGGAACAT GAAATCATTCCTAAAAGGAACGAAGCATGCGGTATGATTCCAGAACTGTTTGTGCCTGAAAATCGAATCTCCGTAGCCAAGGCTGAAGCAATGGAACTGCCTCGATtagaaatttcagctgttgatcTCCAATGGGTGCAAATTTTAGCAGAGGGTTGGGCAACACCTTTAAAAGGTTTCATGACAGAGGATCAATTCTTACAA GCCCTTCACTTCAATAGCTTAGCAGACGATGTAAATTTGTCCATAGCAATTGTCTTACCAGTTACCACAGAAGACAAGGACCGGCTTTTTGGATGCAGTGCCTTTACCCTATGGCACAACCAAAAACCGCATGCTATCCTTCGAACTCCCAGTTTTTATCCCCATCCTAAAGAAGAGAGGGTGGCTCGTCAGTTTGGCACGACCCACAAAGACCACCCACACATCAAA atgATTTATGAGAGTGGAGATTGGTTAGTAGGAGGAGAACTAGAGGTTTTGGAACGGATACAATGGAATGATGGTCTTGATGAGTATCGACTAACTCCAAACGAACTCCGAGCCAGGTGGAAGTCGATGAAAGCAGATGCGGTGTTTGCTTTTCAACTTAGGAACCCCATTCATAATGGGCATGCTCTTCTTATGCAG gacacAAAGCGTCGTCTCCTGGAGCGTGGATTCAAGAAGCCTGTTCTGCTCTTGCATCCTCTTGGAGGCTGGACCAAAGATGATGATGTTCCACTCCCAGTGCGCATTGAGCAACATAAAGCTGTTTTAAATGAAGGAGTCCTGGAACCAGACTCTACTCTTCTAGCCATCTTCCCTTCACCGATGTTGTATGCTGGACCCACGGAG GTTCAATGGCATGCCAAAGCAAGGATGGCTGCAGGAGCTAACTTTTACATTGTGGGTCGTGACCCTGCAGGAGTCACGCACCCAGAGAATCCGTCCAAAAATCTTTTTGATCCCACTCATGGTGCAAGAGTTCTGGAGATGGCACCAGGCCTTTCGGATTTAGAGATCCTACCATTTAGGGTTGCAGCTTATGACAAAAAAGCTAACAAAATGGACTTCTTTGATCCGTCCAGGAAAGAAGACTTTGATTTCATATCCGGCACAAAAATGAGAG GTTTTGCCAGATCTGGCACGGAGCCTCCAAATGGTTTCATGGCACCAAAAGCATGGCAAGTATTAGCTGAGTTCTACCGAGCCCAGAAAAAAGAACAATCCTAG
- the Papss gene encoding bifunctional 3'-phosphoadenosine 5'-phosphosulfate synthase isoform X1 codes for MTSVVNRRQKHYVNGDVKNIQVATNVTAQKHHVSRDKRGQVLGNIRGFRGCTVWFTGLSGAGKTSVSFELEAYLVSRGIPAYGLDGDNIRTGLNKNLGFSPEDREENIRRVAEVAKLFADSGVITLCSFVSPFAADREMARQIHQQADLPFFEVFVDTPLTVCEQRDVKGLYKKARQGTIKGFTGVDQEYQKPESPELVVKTVDCSVEESFMQVVALLEEHEIIPKRNEACGMIPELFVPENRISVAKAEAMELPRLEISAVDLQWVQILAEGWATPLKGFMTEDQFLQALHFNSLADDVNLSIAIVLPVTTEDKDRLFGCSAFTLWHNQKPHAILRTPSFYPHPKEERVARQFGTTHKDHPHIKMIYESGDWLVGGELEVLERIQWNDGLDEYRLTPNELRARWKSMKADAVFAFQLRNPIHNGHALLMQDTKRRLLERGFKKPVLLLHPLGGWTKDDDVPLPVRIEQHKAVLNEGVLEPDSTLLAIFPSPMLYAGPTEVQWHAKARMAAGANFYIVGRDPAGVTHPENPSKNLFDPTHGARVLEMAPGLSDLEILPFRVAAYDKKANKMDFFDPSRKEDFDFISGTKMRGFARSGTEPPNGFMAPKAWQVLAEFYRAQKKEQS; via the exons aaTATTCAAGTGGCAACAAATGTAACGGCACAAAAACATCATGTCTCTCGAGATAAGAGAGGGCAAGTCCTTGGAAATATCAGAGGATTCAGAGGATGTACCGTCTGGTTCACAG GTTTATCCGGGGCGGGCAAGACGTCGGTCTCGTTCGAGCTGGAGGCGTACCTGGTCTCGCGCGGGATCCCGGCCTACGGACTCGACGGCGACAACATCCGGACCGGGCTGAACAAGAACCTCGGGTTCTCGCCGGAGGACCGCGAGGAGAACATCCGTCGAGTCGCCGAGGTGGCCAAGCTCTTCGCCGACTCCGGCGTCATCACCCTCTGCAGCTTCGTCTCCCCCTTCGCCGCCGACCGGGAAATGGCCCGCCAGATCCACCAGCAGGCCGACCTCCCCTTCTTCGAGGTCTTCGTCGACACCCCCCTCACCGTCTGCGAGCAGAGGGACGTCAAGGGCCTCTACAAGAAAGCCCGCCAGGGCACTATCAAGG GTTTTACCGGCGTCGATCAGGAATACCAGAAACCAGAGTCGCCTGAACTTGTCGTCAAAACCGTCGACTGCAGTGTAGAAGAAAGCTTCATGCAAGTCGTTGCTCTATTAGAGGAACAT GAAATCATTCCTAAAAGGAACGAAGCATGCGGTATGATTCCAGAACTGTTTGTGCCTGAAAATCGAATCTCCGTAGCCAAGGCTGAAGCAATGGAACTGCCTCGATtagaaatttcagctgttgatcTCCAATGGGTGCAAATTTTAGCAGAGGGTTGGGCAACACCTTTAAAAGGTTTCATGACAGAGGATCAATTCTTACAA GCCCTTCACTTCAATAGCTTAGCAGACGATGTAAATTTGTCCATAGCAATTGTCTTACCAGTTACCACAGAAGACAAGGACCGGCTTTTTGGATGCAGTGCCTTTACCCTATGGCACAACCAAAAACCGCATGCTATCCTTCGAACTCCCAGTTTTTATCCCCATCCTAAAGAAGAGAGGGTGGCTCGTCAGTTTGGCACGACCCACAAAGACCACCCACACATCAAA atgATTTATGAGAGTGGAGATTGGTTAGTAGGAGGAGAACTAGAGGTTTTGGAACGGATACAATGGAATGATGGTCTTGATGAGTATCGACTAACTCCAAACGAACTCCGAGCCAGGTGGAAGTCGATGAAAGCAGATGCGGTGTTTGCTTTTCAACTTAGGAACCCCATTCATAATGGGCATGCTCTTCTTATGCAG gacacAAAGCGTCGTCTCCTGGAGCGTGGATTCAAGAAGCCTGTTCTGCTCTTGCATCCTCTTGGAGGCTGGACCAAAGATGATGATGTTCCACTCCCAGTGCGCATTGAGCAACATAAAGCTGTTTTAAATGAAGGAGTCCTGGAACCAGACTCTACTCTTCTAGCCATCTTCCCTTCACCGATGTTGTATGCTGGACCCACGGAG GTTCAATGGCATGCCAAAGCAAGGATGGCTGCAGGAGCTAACTTTTACATTGTGGGTCGTGACCCTGCAGGAGTCACGCACCCAGAGAATCCGTCCAAAAATCTTTTTGATCCCACTCATGGTGCAAGAGTTCTGGAGATGGCACCAGGCCTTTCGGATTTAGAGATCCTACCATTTAGGGTTGCAGCTTATGACAAAAAAGCTAACAAAATGGACTTCTTTGATCCGTCCAGGAAAGAAGACTTTGATTTCATATCCGGCACAAAAATGAGAG GTTTTGCCAGATCTGGCACGGAGCCTCCAAATGGTTTCATGGCACCAAAAGCATGGCAAGTATTAGCTGAGTTCTACCGAGCCCAGAAAAAAGAACAATCCTAG